Proteins from a single region of Sporosarcina sp. P33:
- a CDS encoding ribonucleotide-diphosphate reductase subunit beta — MATLTRVKVLNPANPNKATAIFGGEASGILNWNDLAHPHFYTLRQRIRSLFWTANEVDMTQDVKQFASLTKEEQSAFLKIIGLLATLDGPQTVIAMKIADFTTDPSVKSIMATIADQESEHNHSYAYVLSSVTNLDKQMESFEMGRTDEVLMKRNERIVEVYNEFAENPTIETVLKAMVYTTLLEGLFFYSGFAFFYNLARHQKMVGTSTMISYINRDELQHGKAISDIFRAALAENPEYNTDEFTEWIYDQFRHSVEQEVIWSRYVLGDIDGLEMDEMEGYVKYRANKMLRMLGLSEIYPEFTDNPMKWIRAYVDNFDDTKTDFFEQTSRQYVKTSDLNGFDDL, encoded by the coding sequence TTGGCGACACTTACACGAGTAAAAGTATTGAACCCGGCAAATCCGAATAAAGCGACAGCAATATTCGGCGGGGAAGCAAGCGGCATCTTGAACTGGAATGACCTCGCGCACCCGCATTTCTATACACTGCGTCAGCGCATCCGTTCTCTTTTTTGGACAGCAAATGAAGTAGACATGACGCAGGACGTCAAACAGTTTGCAAGTCTGACTAAAGAAGAGCAATCTGCATTTCTGAAAATCATTGGTTTGCTTGCGACACTGGATGGTCCGCAAACCGTCATCGCAATGAAAATTGCAGACTTTACAACAGATCCTTCCGTCAAGTCGATTATGGCAACGATTGCCGATCAGGAAAGCGAGCATAATCACAGTTATGCATACGTGCTGTCATCGGTCACAAATCTTGACAAGCAGATGGAATCTTTTGAGATGGGCCGTACAGATGAAGTGTTAATGAAGCGTAATGAACGGATTGTAGAAGTTTACAATGAATTTGCAGAGAATCCGACGATTGAAACAGTACTAAAAGCAATGGTCTACACCACGCTGCTTGAAGGACTCTTCTTCTACAGCGGCTTCGCATTCTTCTATAATTTGGCGCGTCATCAGAAAATGGTCGGCACATCTACGATGATCTCCTATATCAATCGTGACGAACTTCAGCACGGCAAAGCAATCAGCGACATCTTCCGCGCAGCACTGGCGGAAAACCCTGAGTACAATACGGATGAATTCACGGAATGGATCTACGACCAATTCCGCCACTCCGTAGAACAAGAAGTCATCTGGAGCCGCTATGTACTTGGTGACATCGATGGTCTAGAAATGGATGAAATGGAAGGCTACGTAAAATACCGCGCCAACAAAATGCTGCGCATGCTCGGCCTGAGCGAAATCTATCCCGAGTTTACAGACAACCCAATGAAGTGGATCCGAGCGTACGTTGACAACTTCGACGACACGAAAACGGACTTCTTCGAGCAGACAAGCCGCCAGTATGTGAAAACCAGTGATTTAAATGGCTTTGATGATTTGTAA